GAAATATCCCGACCGGTTCTATGATGTCGGCATTGCCGAGGCGCATGCCTCCTGCTTTGCGGCCGGACTGGCTGCCGGCGGCGCCCGACCGTTTGTCGCTATTTATTCCACTTTTCTCCAGCGGGCCTATGACCAGATTATCCATGATATCGCCCTTCAGAAACTGCCCGTGGTCTTCTGTGTTGATCGGGCCGGACTGGTAGGGGAGGATGGCCCCACGCATCATGGCTGCTTTGACCTCTCTTTCCTTTCGGCTGTCCCCAATCTCACTATCATGGCGCCGAAGGATGGTGATGAACTCCGCTCCATGCTTCACCTTCTGGCCGAAAGTGAGCTTGATGGCCCCTGTGTTGTCCGTTACCCTCGCGCCGCTATTCCCTCGCCAATGACCAATGCTCTCGAACCGATAGAATGGGGTAAATGGGAACTGCTGCACGGTGAAGGGGAGACGGCGGTTATTGCCGTTGGTACGATGGTGGAAACGGCTCTGAAAGCTCACGAGGTTCTTAAAGGCGAAAAGGAGTTCGCCATTGTAAACGCCCGCTTTATCAAGCCGCTGGATATTGATTTTCTGAATTATTGCATGGATACATATAAGAGCATCATTACAATCGAAGAAAACAGCGCTGTCGGCGGTTTGGGGCAGATGGTCGGGAGTTACCTTGAAGCCAACGGTTTTAAGGGAAGATTTCTGTCGTTTGCCATTCCCGATAATTTTATTCATCACGGGCACCGCAATAAGCTTCTGGCTGAAATTGGTCTTGATACCGACACCCTGGTCGAGGCGCTCAGAAAAATCGACAGCGTCAAACGGACTTTTCTTCAAAAAATAACTTTTCGCAAAATAGATTATCGCAAGTCGCAGGCTTTAACCGGAGAGCCTGCGGCCAATGGTACCTCCGGCAAACATTATATTAAATGATATGCGCTTTGGAATATTAGCCAATTTTCAGCGTCCCGACGCCGCCGATGCCGTGATTTCCGCGGTTCGCTGGTGTCATGCCCACGAACATCAGGTCTATCTCTGCAACGATATCAAATCCTTTGTTAATCTTGAAGCTTCCTACTGCGAGCTGGATAATATGTGGGAGCATATTGATGTATTGGTCTCGATGGGGGGCGATGGCACCATGCTGGCCTCGGTGCGCGCCCTGGGAGGACATTCGATACCGATTCTTGGCGTCAATCTCGGGTCGCTCGGGTTCCTGACCCAATTGACCGGCGACCAGTTGGAATATGCCCTGGATAGAGTGGAACAGAAAGATTACCGCATTGAAGAGCGGTTGGTGCTTAAGACCGAGGTGTTCAACGGCGCTGAACTGGTGTACCCGTACGCTCTCAATGATGTTGTCATTGATAAGGGAAATGTCAGCCGGGTGATTAATCTCAGCCTTTACGCCAACAACGAATATATCTGCTCCTATACCGCCGACGGTTTGATCGTTTCAACCCCGACCGGCTCGACCGCCTATTCGCTGGCGGTGGGGGGGCCGATACTGAATCCGATCATGGAGGCGATTATTGTCTCGCCGATATCACCATTCTCGCTCACCAGCCGGCCGTTGATATTCCCGCCGAGCAGTACCCTGGAAATTCGTCTCCGCTCGGAGCATGGCAGCGCCATGCTGACCATTGACGGACAGGTGGCAACCGAATCGAGCCCGACCGGCAAGATCAATATTTCGCGTGCCGAACATACGGTGAAACTGATAAAGTTCCCTGAGAATTCGTTTTATACGATACTGAGGAACAAATTGCACTGGGGCAAACTCCCCGTAGTCGATTTCAAAAAGGCGGAATTTAAGGAATAGATATTTTATTGCGCAGCAGGCTGACTCTTCGGCTTTGTATCCAGATTAAAGTGCGAATTCCCGTCCAATCAATCCAGTCAATTCTTTAGAAGCCAATACAGCAATTCAATTTCGCTTGGTTTATTAGAAATATTGATTCTATTTGCAATTGGTATTCGCGCAACTTGCGTCAAGTAAGAACCTCTGTCGGCCGTATAAATAGACCATCTGCCATTTATATATTTCATTTCATAAGTTTTGGTAAGAGCGAACTTTTCATCTGAAACGGAAATATCCTGCCATCTATAATACGCGGTTAATTGAAATTGGATAATGCTAAGTGTGTCTATAATAAGGTCTATGACCTGTACTTCTAATGCCCCCGGCGTTAAGAACCATTCAAGAGGCAGTCTATGCTCTTCCATATATTTGGTACGCCATATATAACCCCAAAATGCTGAGTCGATGACGGCAGTACTTTTCCCCACATTTTTTAGAGACAGAAAGATATTGTATGCGTCCGCAGGACAAATGCGATGCAAAACCGCAGACATGCTATCCTGCCTTTTGAGATCACTTTGCGCAACAGGGAGAATCGTGAGTTCTGGCCTTAATGCAAATCGCTGGAGTGAGTTATCTTTTTGGACGGTGCTTGGGGGGAACTCAACATCATTTGCTGAGGTCACCGTGGCAGCAGTGATGAGAGACGGCAAGGCCCTTTGATTCATGGTCAAGACATTGACGGAATCTTGGAGCGCAGCATATTTATCTTGAATTGTAGTCATAATTGTATCATAATGCGCTTGGATTCTATTATTGATGATGTCGCCTTGTCTCTTGTTGTTTTGAAAAACAATTATAGTAAAGATACCACCTGCTATTATGAGGCCGCGTATTAACAATGCGCGGTTGCCCTTGTATGTTCCACCGAATGTAGCCCAATAAACTGCAACAACCAAGGCGATCTCAACAATCAGAAGGATGGTGTTCATATTATTAATTCTAGCATCAAACAATTTGTAGTGCAATCACTTTTTTCTGTCGTCGGATTTGATTAATATGTAGTGGGGCTCAACCTCTTGCCGCATAACAGGATGGCAGGGGTGGGCCGTTTGGCTTTGATATCTCTTTCCGCAGCGTGACGTTCTAAAACCTGTAATTAGAGTCAAGTGGTGAGCCGTGTCTCAGGTCTGCGCATTTTCTGCTTGCGTATCCCCACATTATATATAATATTCTGCCAGCCGCGGGAGTAACTCAGTTGGCTAGAGTCACAGCCTTCCAAGCTGTTGGTCGCGGGTTCGAGCCCCGTCTCCCGCTCTTTTTTATGCCGGTCAATCATTTTCAGGAGTTTTTTAAGAAAAAATGAAAGATTTTTGAAAAAATTGCATAATTTTCTGCCAAGCGGGTTAAGATGGGACTTATCCTGCTGATATATAGCAGGTTAGGCGAGCCGGAGGTATGGGATAAATAGCCTATCTAAACATCTAAATCATATAAATTTAAAGGGTTTGGCATAAATATTTCTTGACAGGTTATTCCTTTATGCTTTATACTTAAGGCTCGCTTTAATGGCGAGTTATGTCTTTTTTTGAGACTTGAAAATGAATCTGGCCCAAGTAGCTCAGTTGGTAGAGCACATCCTTGGTAAGGATGAGGTCACCAGTTCAATCCTGGTCTTGGGCTCTTAAAATAGTAGCCGGGGAGTTCGCAGTTATGGCGAAGGAGAAATTTGTTCGGACGAAGCTGCACGTTAATGTGGGGACGATCGGTCATGTCGATCATGGAAAGACGACCTTGACGGCGGCGATCACGATGATATTGAACCGTCGGGGTCTGTCGTCGGTTCGGACCTTTGATTCGATTGACAATGCGCCCGAGGAGCGGGAGCGCGGGATAACGATAGCGACGGCGCATG
This Candidatus Zixiibacteriota bacterium DNA region includes the following protein-coding sequences:
- a CDS encoding NAD(+)/NADH kinase yields the protein MVPPANIILNDMRFGILANFQRPDAADAVISAVRWCHAHEHQVYLCNDIKSFVNLEASYCELDNMWEHIDVLVSMGGDGTMLASVRALGGHSIPILGVNLGSLGFLTQLTGDQLEYALDRVEQKDYRIEERLVLKTEVFNGAELVYPYALNDVVIDKGNVSRVINLSLYANNEYICSYTADGLIVSTPTGSTAYSLAVGGPILNPIMEAIIVSPISPFSLTSRPLIFPPSSTLEIRLRSEHGSAMLTIDGQVATESSPTGKINISRAEHTVKLIKFPENSFYTILRNKLHWGKLPVVDFKKAEFKE
- a CDS encoding GTP-binding protein, producing MAKEKFVRTKLHVNVGTIGHVDHGKTTLTAAITMILNRRGLSSVRTFDSIDNAPEERERGITIATAHVEYETEKRHYAHVDCPGHADYVKNMITGAAQMDGAVLVVSAADGPMPQTREHILLARQVGVPYI